A DNA window from Parabacteroides johnsonii DSM 18315 contains the following coding sequences:
- a CDS encoding helix-turn-helix domain-containing protein, producing the protein MTKNTMGTKLPRKLEQKMSVVGEQIKLARLRRNLCVAQVAERATCSPLTISRIEKGVPTVAIGIYLRVLYALQLDDDILWLAKEDRLGKALQDLSLKTRKRASKK; encoded by the coding sequence ATGACAAAGAATACAATGGGGACTAAATTACCCCGAAAACTGGAGCAAAAGATGTCGGTAGTGGGAGAGCAGATAAAACTAGCTCGTCTACGTAGGAATCTGTGTGTAGCTCAGGTGGCTGAACGTGCTACCTGCTCCCCGTTGACCATATCCCGAATAGAGAAAGGTGTACCGACAGTGGCAATCGGTATTTACTTGCGTGTTTTGTATGCCTTGCAGCTTGACGATGATATTCTATGGCTGGCCAAAGAAGATAGATTGGGGAAAGCCCTGCAGGATTTGAGTTTGAAGACAAGGAAGCGAGCTTCAAAAAAGTGA
- a CDS encoding ATP-binding protein: MKFVDRIDEAARLKDALARERSSLVVMYGRRRLGKSTLIKRVLSDNDVYFLADRSEGQHQRALLAKVIAQVFPDFDKLTYPDWESMFRAVNYRTDRRFTLCLDEFPYLVEQSPELPSVLQKLVDEKQLKYNLVLCGSSQNMMYGLFLDSTAPLYGRADEIMRLAPIRLPYIQEALSLDAMNAIEEYSVWGGVPRYWELRENRSSLDDALWHNILSVNGTLYEEPIKLFQDDVKDIVKTSTIMSYIGTGANRLSEIAGRCYEPATNLSRPLKKLIDLGFLEKDVPFGIDEKNAKKSLYKIADPFMAFYYQFVVPNRSFIELGRRLPIEQALNAHFSEYVSMQWEKLCRDSVTGNLVNGVVYGKAKRWWGAVLNEDKKPEQVEFDVMAESLDKKYLLVGECKWTTQENGKQLTTELLHKANLLPFAKSYTVVPVLFLKNTPKDDAGNVMLPEDVVELMK, translated from the coding sequence ATGAAATTCGTTGATAGAATAGATGAAGCAGCACGTTTGAAGGATGCTCTTGCGAGAGAGAGGTCCTCGTTAGTCGTTATGTATGGTCGTAGACGATTAGGTAAGTCAACGCTTATCAAAAGAGTGTTGTCGGACAATGATGTTTATTTTCTCGCTGACCGTTCTGAAGGCCAACATCAGAGAGCGTTGCTTGCTAAAGTAATAGCACAAGTGTTTCCGGATTTCGATAAGTTAACATATCCGGACTGGGAATCTATGTTTCGTGCGGTCAATTATCGAACAGACAGGCGTTTTACCTTATGCTTGGATGAATTTCCGTATCTTGTGGAACAATCTCCAGAGCTGCCGTCTGTTCTGCAGAAACTTGTTGATGAGAAGCAACTGAAGTATAATCTTGTGCTCTGTGGTTCTTCTCAAAATATGATGTATGGGTTGTTCCTTGATTCAACAGCACCTCTCTATGGTCGTGCTGATGAGATAATGAGGCTTGCGCCGATACGTTTGCCGTATATTCAGGAGGCTTTGAGTCTTGATGCGATGAATGCCATTGAGGAGTATTCCGTATGGGGAGGTGTACCACGTTATTGGGAACTAAGGGAAAACAGAAGTTCGCTTGATGATGCATTGTGGCACAATATCCTTTCTGTAAATGGCACTCTTTACGAAGAACCTATAAAACTGTTTCAAGATGATGTTAAGGATATTGTCAAGACTTCGACAATAATGTCTTATATTGGGACTGGGGCAAATCGTCTTTCTGAGATTGCTGGACGATGCTATGAACCGGCAACAAATCTATCACGACCATTAAAGAAACTTATTGATCTCGGATTCTTGGAAAAAGATGTTCCGTTCGGGATTGATGAAAAGAATGCGAAAAAGAGCCTTTATAAGATAGCCGATCCGTTTATGGCATTCTATTACCAGTTTGTTGTTCCGAATCGCTCGTTCATTGAACTTGGTCGTCGCTTGCCCATTGAACAGGCTTTAAACGCCCATTTCTCTGAGTATGTGAGTATGCAATGGGAAAAATTATGCCGGGATTCTGTAACAGGTAATCTTGTCAATGGAGTAGTTTATGGTAAGGCAAAACGCTGGTGGGGGGCTGTTCTCAATGAGGATAAGAAACCTGAACAGGTCGAATTCGATGTGATGGCAGAATCGCTTGATAAAAAGTATTTGCTGGTTGGTGAATGTAAATGGACAACTCAAGAGAATGGTAAACAGTTAACAACTGAACTTCTCCACAAGGCTAATCTGCTGCCGTTTGCCAAGAGCTACACCGTCGTTCCAGTGCTGTTCCTTAAGAACACTCCGAAAGATGATGCTGGGAATGTAATGTTGCCAGAAGATGTTGTTGAGTTAATGAAATAA
- a CDS encoding type I restriction-modification system subunit M: protein MAKKTINKELTGAQDLYNFLFEACNIIRGPVSQDNFKDYITPLLYYKRISDVYDEETEEALISSGGDKEYASLPEQHRFVIPDGCHWQEVRERTENLGAAIVGAMRQIEIANPDTLYGVLSMFSSQKWTNKAILNDSKIRDLIEHLSRRKLGNKDYPADLMGDAYEILLKKFADDSKAQAGEFYTPRSVVRLLVHILDPQPGETVYDPACGSGGMLIEAIRYMHDDSLCCGSIFGQEKNVVNAAIAKMNLFLHGASDFNVMQGDTLRDPKILQGGNIAKFDCVIANPPFSLENWGATEWSSDKYKRNIYGTPSDSCGDYAWIQHMICSMSSGKGRMAVVMPQGILFRGNQEAEIRKQLVESDLIEAVVTLGDKLFYGTGLSPCFLIIRRMKQAHHSGRILMIDGSKILTQKRAQNILEENDIDRLYSLYQNYSDEEDYSRIVTLQEIRDKEYNLSPNRYVVYHKEEIRPYTEVLAEFKQAYEDVKRLENEFSLLINA from the coding sequence ATGGCAAAAAAAACAATAAATAAAGAGCTTACAGGTGCACAGGACTTATACAATTTCTTGTTTGAGGCCTGTAATATAATACGCGGTCCTGTAAGTCAAGATAATTTTAAGGATTATATCACGCCTTTGCTTTATTACAAGCGGATATCTGATGTTTATGATGAAGAAACAGAAGAAGCTTTAATATCAAGTGGTGGTGATAAGGAATATGCATCTCTTCCAGAGCAACATCGTTTTGTTATTCCTGATGGTTGTCATTGGCAAGAAGTCCGAGAACGTACAGAAAATCTTGGAGCAGCCATAGTTGGTGCTATGAGACAGATAGAGATAGCAAACCCAGATACATTGTATGGGGTGCTATCTATGTTTTCATCTCAGAAATGGACTAATAAGGCAATTCTCAATGACAGTAAGATTCGTGACCTGATAGAACATCTATCAAGACGAAAACTTGGTAATAAGGATTATCCTGCAGATTTAATGGGTGATGCCTACGAGATACTATTAAAGAAGTTTGCTGATGACAGTAAGGCCCAGGCCGGAGAGTTTTATACTCCTCGTTCTGTTGTGAGATTATTAGTGCATATTCTTGATCCGCAACCGGGGGAAACTGTATATGATCCTGCTTGTGGTAGTGGAGGAATGCTTATCGAAGCTATACGATATATGCACGATGATTCTCTTTGCTGTGGAAGTATATTCGGACAAGAGAAGAATGTCGTGAATGCGGCCATTGCTAAAATGAATCTATTCCTGCATGGTGCATCTGATTTTAATGTAATGCAAGGCGACACATTGAGAGATCCAAAAATTCTTCAAGGTGGTAATATCGCCAAATTCGATTGTGTTATAGCAAACCCTCCATTTTCTCTTGAAAATTGGGGAGCAACGGAATGGAGTTCAGATAAATATAAGCGGAATATTTATGGAACGCCGAGTGATAGTTGTGGTGACTATGCGTGGATTCAGCATATGATATGTTCTATGTCTTCCGGCAAGGGGCGTATGGCTGTTGTAATGCCGCAAGGTATTCTGTTTCGTGGAAATCAAGAAGCAGAAATAAGGAAACAATTAGTCGAAAGTGATTTGATAGAAGCCGTTGTTACATTAGGAGATAAATTGTTTTATGGAACTGGACTTTCACCGTGCTTTTTGATAATACGAAGAATGAAACAGGCTCATCATTCCGGACGGATTTTGATGATAGATGGTTCCAAAATTCTAACTCAAAAGAGAGCGCAGAATATTTTAGAAGAGAATGATATAGATAGGTTATATTCACTTTATCAAAATTACTCCGATGAAGAGGACTATTCTCGAATCGTTACATTGCAGGAGATAAGAGATAAAGAGTATAATCTTTCGCCCAATCGCTATGTGGTTTACCACAAGGAGGAAATTCGTCCTTATACGGAAGTGTTGGCTGAGTTCAAACAAGCATACGAAGATGTGAAGCGATTGGAGAACGAATTTTCATTACTCATTAACGCATAA
- a CDS encoding type I restriction-modification system subunit M, which produces MAEKVKQYRLPDDPITLDELKSFLWAAATHLRGQIDAAGYKEYIFPLLFFKRISDVYDEQFEGFVCEGGVEYAGMQVEDLPIRIPDGAHWRDVREVTENVSNKLVEAFIAIEQANPAKEMDGRKIGGLEGIFGPKDGWTNKAKMPDSIITSLIEDFSKYTLSLKACPADEMGQAYEYLVGKFADDAGNTAQEFYTNRTVVQLMAEILQPKPNESIYDPTCGSGGMLVKCLDYLRNKGEEWQSVQVFGQEVNGLTSSIARMNLYLNGVEDFSIVCADTLEHPAFLDGSHLRKFDIVLANPPYSIKEWNREKFMNDKWGRNFLGTPPQGRADYAFLQHIIASMNETQGRCAILFPHGVLFRDEELELRKKLVEMDILDCIIGLGANLFYNSPMEACILICNCSKANSKKNRVLMINAVNEVTRKNAESMLLAEHIQRIVNAYQQNRELDGFSRIVSNDEIREKKFNLNISLYAYQSVLQDALTVSKEDAINVWISSHSQCINEMDELIKLIK; this is translated from the coding sequence ATGGCAGAAAAAGTAAAACAATATCGTCTTCCGGATGACCCTATTACGCTCGATGAACTTAAAAGTTTCCTTTGGGCGGCTGCTACTCATTTGCGTGGTCAGATTGATGCTGCAGGATATAAAGAGTATATTTTCCCTTTGCTTTTTTTCAAACGCATTTCCGATGTTTATGATGAACAGTTTGAAGGATTTGTGTGTGAAGGAGGAGTTGAGTATGCAGGTATGCAAGTAGAAGATCTCCCCATCCGCATTCCTGATGGTGCGCATTGGAGAGATGTTCGTGAAGTAACGGAAAATGTTAGTAATAAATTAGTCGAAGCATTTATTGCCATTGAGCAAGCCAATCCTGCTAAGGAAATGGATGGCAGAAAAATCGGAGGTTTAGAAGGAATTTTCGGACCTAAGGATGGCTGGACCAATAAGGCGAAGATGCCCGATAGTATAATCACTTCGTTGATTGAGGATTTCTCTAAATATACGTTGAGTTTGAAGGCATGTCCTGCCGACGAAATGGGACAGGCATACGAATACCTTGTTGGAAAGTTTGCCGATGATGCCGGGAATACGGCTCAGGAGTTCTATACGAATAGAACTGTCGTTCAGCTTATGGCTGAAATACTGCAGCCCAAACCGAATGAAAGTATTTATGACCCGACTTGCGGTTCCGGGGGAATGTTGGTTAAATGTTTGGACTATCTTCGCAACAAAGGGGAAGAGTGGCAGAGTGTGCAGGTGTTCGGACAAGAGGTAAATGGATTGACCTCTTCTATTGCACGAATGAATCTTTATCTGAACGGCGTAGAGGATTTTTCAATAGTATGTGCTGACACGTTGGAGCATCCTGCATTCTTGGATGGCAGCCATCTTCGTAAGTTCGACATTGTTCTGGCAAATCCTCCTTATTCAATCAAAGAATGGAATCGTGAAAAATTCATGAATGATAAGTGGGGACGTAATTTCTTGGGAACGCCTCCGCAAGGAAGAGCTGATTATGCATTTCTTCAGCATATCATAGCTTCAATGAATGAAACTCAGGGAAGATGTGCGATTCTTTTTCCCCATGGTGTACTATTTCGTGATGAAGAATTAGAATTACGAAAGAAACTCGTTGAAATGGATATACTTGATTGTATAATAGGTTTGGGAGCAAACTTGTTTTATAATTCTCCTATGGAAGCTTGCATATTAATATGTAACTGCTCAAAGGCTAATAGCAAAAAGAATCGAGTTTTGATGATAAATGCTGTGAATGAAGTTACAAGAAAAAATGCAGAGAGTATGTTGTTGGCAGAGCATATACAAAGGATTGTAAATGCATACCAACAAAATAGAGAATTGGATGGCTTCTCGAGAATTGTAAGTAATGATGAAATTAGAGAAAAGAAGTTTAATCTGAATATATCATTGTACGCATATCAAAGTGTACTACAGGATGCACTTACTGTCTCTAAAGAGGATGCTATAAATGTTTGGATTTCCTCTCATAGTCAATGTATAAATGAAATGGATGAGTTAATTAAGTTGATTAAATAA
- a CDS encoding restriction endonuclease subunit S: MGVVKLGDVARESRLKWTKSKQDVPIVGLEHLIPDEIRFDAYDINTDNTFSKRFVKGQVLFGRRRAYQRKAAIAEFDGICSGDITVIQAIEGKMLPELLPFIIQTPVFFDYANRGSAGSLSPRVKWEHLADYEFELPPLEEQKILADKLWAAYRLKEAYKKLLVATDEMVKSQFIEMVGDPRNNPKGWPTKRLSELAEYSIGLTYKPEQICDDGTIVLRSGNIQDGKISFSDIVRVNAPIKESLFVKEDDILMCSRNGSASLVGKVAMIPDINEPMTFGAFMTIIRSAEAKYLYLYFQSQDFRERVSEGKSSTMNQITQKMLDKVEVPFPDKDVRETLSAIASQADKSKFELKQCIEHIDKVIKSLING, from the coding sequence ATGGGTGTAGTAAAATTAGGTGATGTCGCTCGTGAAAGTCGACTTAAATGGACAAAAAGTAAACAGGATGTTCCTATAGTTGGTTTGGAACATCTTATCCCTGATGAAATACGTTTTGATGCATATGATATAAATACAGATAATACTTTTTCAAAAAGGTTTGTAAAGGGACAAGTCTTATTTGGTAGACGTCGAGCTTATCAACGTAAGGCTGCAATTGCTGAATTTGATGGTATATGCTCAGGCGACATAACTGTAATACAAGCAATAGAAGGGAAAATGCTGCCTGAGTTATTGCCTTTCATAATTCAAACACCTGTATTTTTTGATTATGCTAATAGAGGCTCTGCTGGCTCTCTATCACCTCGTGTAAAATGGGAGCATTTGGCTGATTATGAGTTCGAATTACCTCCATTAGAGGAACAAAAAATTCTTGCTGATAAATTATGGGCAGCCTATAGATTGAAGGAAGCCTATAAAAAACTACTTGTTGCCACCGATGAAATGGTGAAATCGCAATTTATCGAGATGGTGGGTGATCCAAGGAACAACCCGAAAGGCTGGCCAACAAAAAGACTTTCAGAATTGGCAGAATATTCCATAGGCTTAACTTATAAGCCCGAACAAATTTGTGATGATGGTACCATTGTGCTTAGGTCTGGTAACATACAAGATGGGAAAATATCCTTTTCAGATATTGTCAGGGTTAATGCGCCAATCAAAGAAAGCCTCTTCGTGAAAGAAGACGATATCCTGATGTGCAGCCGTAATGGAAGTGCTTCACTTGTAGGTAAAGTGGCTATGATTCCCGACATTAATGAACCAATGACTTTTGGTGCGTTCATGACTATAATACGTTCTGCCGAGGCAAAATACTTGTACCTCTATTTCCAATCTCAAGATTTCAGAGAACGTGTTAGTGAGGGAAAGTCCTCAACAATGAACCAAATCACGCAAAAGATGCTTGATAAAGTCGAGGTTCCCTTCCCCGACAAAGATGTTCGAGAGACTTTATCGGCCATCGCCTCTCAGGCAGATAAATCAAAATTTGAATTGAAGCAGTGCATTGAACATATCGATAAAGTCATAAAGAGTTTAATAAACGGATAG
- the xerA gene encoding site-specific tyrosine recombinase/integron integrase, which translates to MIENLINDIEQAMLGVLNNEQMSQLRKVLDYAFRDINVSSKNNEECSGNSELIDSFLSAKRVEGCSDKSIHYYRSTLNNAIRKIGKNIRHITTDDLRNYLNDYQQTSGATKVTVDNIRRILSSFFSWLEDEDYIVKSPVRRIHKVKVGKTVKETYSDEALEQMRDHCEGIRDLALIDLLASTGMRVGELVKLNRNDIDFENRECIVTGKGDKQRRVYFDARAKIHLQRYLAERIDDNPALFVSLLAPYDRLQISGVEIRLRRLGRELNIPKVHPHKFRRTLATMAIDKGMPIEQVQHLLGHQSLDTTLQYAMVNQTNVKMSHRKFIG; encoded by the coding sequence ATGATAGAGAATCTGATTAATGACATAGAGCAGGCTATGCTGGGAGTTTTAAACAACGAGCAAATGAGTCAATTACGAAAGGTGCTAGATTATGCCTTTCGTGATATCAACGTGTCGTCTAAGAACAATGAAGAGTGCAGTGGTAATAGTGAATTAATAGATAGTTTTTTGTCGGCTAAACGAGTCGAAGGTTGTTCGGATAAGTCGATACACTATTATCGAAGTACATTAAATAATGCTATCAGGAAAATAGGGAAAAATATTCGCCATATCACTACTGATGACTTGCGTAATTACTTGAATGATTATCAGCAGACAAGCGGTGCCACAAAGGTTACGGTAGACAACATACGCCGCATTTTGTCAAGTTTCTTTTCATGGCTTGAGGATGAGGATTATATTGTGAAGAGTCCGGTACGTCGGATTCATAAAGTAAAAGTCGGAAAAACAGTCAAAGAAACATACTCCGATGAAGCGTTGGAACAAATGCGTGACCATTGTGAAGGTATTCGCGATTTAGCCTTGATTGATTTGTTGGCCTCTACCGGTATGCGTGTTGGGGAGTTGGTCAAACTCAATCGGAACGATATAGACTTTGAAAACCGGGAATGCATCGTTACCGGTAAAGGCGATAAGCAACGTCGAGTTTATTTCGATGCTCGCGCAAAGATACATTTACAACGTTATTTGGCAGAACGGATAGATGACAATCCTGCGCTGTTTGTTTCGTTATTAGCACCTTATGATCGACTACAGATAAGTGGCGTGGAAATTCGATTGCGTCGATTGGGACGTGAATTGAATATTCCTAAGGTGCATCCTCATAAATTCCGCCGCACGTTGGCAACAATGGCGATAGATAAAGGTATGCCCATAGAGCAGGTCCAGCATCTCTTAGGGCATCAAAGTCTTGATACAACATTGCAATATGCTATGGTGAATCAGACAAATGTAAAAATGTCTCACCGTAAATTTATTGGTTAG
- a CDS encoding restriction endonuclease subunit S gives MSQFIEMFGTVESYCKLEDLVSDTFPGEWGSEPTSENAIKVIRTTNFTNEGHLDLADVVTRDIEPKKVARKKLKQGDTILERSGGTKDNPVGRVVFFDEIGDYLLNNFTQALRPKESVNPVYLFYALYNSYNINKAAMRAMASQTTGIQNLSMSDFMSKSIVLPSRDEQNKFEQIYRQADKSKFGDFKSQFIEMFGNPLSLNQKNELKRLGECCILNPRRPNIALCDTDKVSFIPMPAVSEDGYLVDMTDEEYGKVKKGFTYFENNDVLFAKITPCMENGKGAIVHGLINGIGMGSTEFHVLRPINGISSPYWLLALTRMPIFRERAAKNMSGTGGQKRVSASYLDHFMVGLPAIEEQRRFEAIYRQADKSKSVIQKTLVYLNDIQSDELGKIA, from the coding sequence ATGTCGCAATTTATCGAGATGTTTGGGACTGTTGAATCTTATTGCAAATTGGAAGATTTGGTATCTGATACATTCCCAGGGGAATGGGGAAGCGAACCGACTTCTGAAAATGCTATAAAAGTGATTCGCACAACAAACTTTACTAATGAAGGACATCTTGATCTGGCGGATGTTGTAACTAGAGATATTGAGCCTAAAAAAGTTGCACGAAAAAAGCTCAAACAAGGTGACACAATCTTGGAGAGGTCCGGAGGTACTAAGGATAATCCGGTTGGTAGAGTCGTGTTTTTCGATGAAATAGGTGATTATTTGCTTAATAATTTTACACAAGCATTGCGTCCTAAGGAATCTGTAAATCCAGTATACTTATTCTACGCTTTATATAATTCCTATAATATCAATAAGGCTGCAATGAGAGCAATGGCAAGCCAAACTACCGGTATCCAAAATTTAAGCATGTCGGACTTTATGTCTAAGTCTATAGTACTACCTTCAAGAGACGAACAAAACAAATTTGAACAGATCTACCGTCAGGCCGACAAATCAAAATTTGGCGACTTCAAATCGCAATTTATCGAGATGTTTGGGAATCCTCTTTCTTTAAATCAGAAGAATGAGTTGAAAAGATTAGGAGAATGTTGTATTCTAAATCCAAGACGTCCTAACATTGCTCTTTGCGACACCGATAAAGTCTCTTTTATTCCTATGCCGGCGGTAAGTGAGGATGGATATTTGGTAGATATGACTGACGAAGAATATGGAAAAGTAAAAAAAGGCTTTACATATTTTGAGAATAATGATGTCTTGTTTGCTAAGATTACACCTTGTATGGAGAATGGCAAAGGAGCTATTGTACATGGACTTATAAATGGTATAGGAATGGGATCTACAGAATTTCATGTATTGCGGCCAATTAACGGAATATCTAGTCCCTATTGGCTGTTAGCATTAACACGAATGCCTATATTTCGTGAGCGTGCTGCAAAAAATATGTCTGGAACAGGCGGGCAGAAAAGAGTTAGTGCTTCATATCTGGACCATTTTATGGTTGGGTTGCCTGCGATAGAGGAACAAAGGCGTTTTGAAGCAATATATAGACAAGCCGACAAATCAAAATCTGTCATTCAAAAGACTTTAGTATATTTGAATGATATACAGAGTGACGAATTAGGTAAAATCGCTTAA